The Xiphias gladius isolate SHS-SW01 ecotype Sanya breed wild chromosome 4, ASM1685928v1, whole genome shotgun sequence genome includes a window with the following:
- the gjd2b gene encoding gap junction protein delta 2b, translating to MGEWTILERLLEAAVQQHSTMIGRILLTVVVIFRILIVAIVGETVYNDEQSMFVCNTLQPGCNQACYDRAFPISHIRYWVFQIIMVCCPSLCFITYSVHQSAKQRERRYSTVYLSLDREQESMKRDDSKKIKNTIVNGVLQNTENSNKEAEPDCLEVKDIPNSALRTTKSKMRRQDGISRFYIIQVVFRNALEIGFLVGQYFLYGFNVPAVYECDRYPCIKDVECYVSRPTEKTVFLVFMFAVSGICVVLNLAELNHLGWRKIKTAVRGVQARRKSIYEIRSKDLPRMSMPNFGRTQSSDSAYV from the coding sequence AATCCTGCTGACTGTGGTGGTGATCTTCCGGATTCTAATCGTGGCGATAGTCGGCGAGACTGTGTACAATGACGAGCAGTCGATGTTCGTGTGTAACACTTTACAGCCAGGCTGCAACCAGGCCTGCTATGACAGGGCTTTCCCCATTTCCCACATCAGGTACTGGGTGTTCCAGATCATCATGGTGTGCTGCCCCAGCCTCTGCTTCATCACCTACTCTGTGCACCAGTCCGCCAAGCAGAGGGAGCGGCGCTACTCCACGGTGTACCTCTCCCTGGACAGAGAGCAGGAATCAATGAAAAGAGACGACAGCAAGAAGATCAAGAACACCATCGTGAACGGAGTCCTGCAGAATACTGAAAACTCCAACAAAGAGGCAGAGCCCGACTGCCTGGAGGTCAAGGACATCCCAAACTCAGCCCTGCGAACTACAAAGTCAAAAATGAGAAGGCAGGATGGCATCTCCAGGTTCTACATCATCCAGGTGGTGTTCAGAAATGCACTAGAGATAGGGTTTCTGGTGGGTCAATACTTCCTGTATGGATTCAATGTCCCTGCAGTGTATGAGTGCGATCGATACCCTTGCATAAAAGATGTCGAGTGCTATGTTTCCAGGCCCACAGAGAAAACTGTGTTTCTGGTCTTCATGTTCGCAGTCAGTGGCATTTGCGTGGTGCTGAACTTGGCAGAGCTCAACCATCTCGGCTGGAGGAAGATAAAAACTGCTGTGAGAGGAGTGCAGGCCAGGAGGAAGTCCATTTATGAGATCCGTTCCAAAGACTTGCCCAGGATGAGTATGCCAAACTTTGGGCGCACTCAGTCCAGTGACTCTGCATATGTGTAG